A region of Halalkaliarchaeum desulfuricum DNA encodes the following proteins:
- a CDS encoding ABC transporter ATP-binding protein: MALLEVNDLTVRFYTQEGAVTAVDNLSYRIERGEKFGVVGESGAGKSVSALSLMRLIDNPGQIESGEILFKGENLLDMTEQEVRAIRGNDIAMIFQDAQTALNPVYTVGDQIGEALRHHLDYSEGEARERTIQLLDKVGIPEAETRYSDYPHEFSGGMQQRAIIAMALSCDPELIIADEPTTALDVTIETKILNLIEDLADDMGTAVQLITHDLGVIAEFCDRVMVMYAGKPVEKAPVEDLYYDPKHPYTVGLMSSIPRIGDKRDRLQTIPGTMPDLIELPPGCSFHPRCPFAEEACTRTEPSLLDPETGEPATIDSERGAACLEYSGDLTGGLDYDIVVREETADPTASASGGGGDE; encoded by the coding sequence ATGGCGCTTCTCGAAGTGAACGATCTGACGGTTCGCTTTTATACCCAGGAGGGGGCCGTCACCGCGGTAGACAACCTCTCGTACCGGATCGAACGCGGCGAGAAGTTCGGCGTCGTCGGCGAAAGCGGCGCCGGAAAAAGCGTCAGTGCGCTCTCGTTGATGCGGCTCATCGACAACCCCGGACAGATCGAAAGCGGGGAGATCCTCTTTAAAGGTGAGAACCTCCTGGATATGACAGAGCAGGAGGTTCGGGCGATCCGCGGCAACGACATCGCCATGATCTTCCAGGACGCCCAGACCGCGCTGAACCCCGTGTACACGGTCGGGGATCAGATCGGCGAAGCGCTCAGACACCACCTCGATTACAGCGAAGGCGAGGCCCGCGAACGCACGATACAGCTGCTCGATAAGGTCGGCATCCCCGAAGCGGAGACGCGGTACTCCGATTACCCTCACGAGTTCTCCGGCGGGATGCAACAGCGGGCGATCATCGCGATGGCACTGTCGTGTGACCCAGAACTCATCATCGCCGACGAGCCGACCACCGCGCTGGACGTGACCATCGAGACGAAGATCCTCAATCTCATCGAGGATCTCGCAGACGATATGGGGACGGCGGTGCAGCTCATCACCCACGACCTCGGCGTCATCGCCGAATTCTGTGATCGAGTGATGGTGATGTACGCGGGCAAACCCGTCGAGAAGGCCCCCGTCGAGGACCTCTATTACGATCCCAAACACCCGTACACGGTGGGACTCATGAGCTCGATCCCGCGGATCGGGGACAAACGCGACCGGCTACAGACGATCCCCGGGACGATGCCGGACCTGATCGAGCTGCCGCCGGGCTGCAGTTTCCATCCGCGGTGTCCGTTCGCCGAGGAGGCGTGTACGCGAACGGAGCCGTCGCTGCTCGACCCAGAGACGGGCGAGCCGGCGACGATCGACTCCGAACGCGGCGCCGCCTGCCTGGAGTATTCGGGGGACCTCACCGGCGGACTCGACTACGACATCGTCGTTCGCGAGGAGACGGCCGATCCGACGGCGAGTGCCTCGGGAGGTGGTGGCGATGAGTAG
- a CDS encoding ABC transporter ATP-binding protein, with amino-acid sequence MSSEEPILRVENLEKYYDTSEGFIDTLLGESQKVKAVDDVSFELMEGETLGVVGESGCGKSTLGQAMIRLIEPTGGSVYYRGTDLTELSSSGLRDIRKNVQYIFQDPYSSLNPRMTVGDIIREPLEIHDLGEGGERDDRVYELLETVGLNPSHANRYPHEFSGGQKQRIGIARALAVDPEVVICDEPVSALDVSVQAQILNLLEDLQEEFDLSYVFIAHDLSVVEHISDRVGVMYLGKVAEIGPTQSVYAPPYHPYTEALLSAIPEPDPLWEGDQIFLRGAVPSPIDPPSGCRFHTRCPRIIQGGEYDIDQVHWRSLMNLRQRARSAETAAAVTAIDEDADEATVEPAEIPESELEELIREEFDLPDRFGDPDADEAISAFVATLHDEGITPAAETISERVTSPCERTVPPLIESEGGSDHRIACLLYDEEYAGMPPEFVTESTETKSDDPVAGD; translated from the coding sequence ATGAGTAGCGAGGAACCGATTTTGCGCGTCGAGAACCTCGAGAAGTACTACGACACGAGCGAGGGATTCATCGACACGCTACTCGGGGAATCACAGAAGGTGAAGGCTGTCGACGACGTCAGCTTCGAGCTCATGGAGGGGGAAACCCTCGGCGTCGTCGGCGAATCCGGCTGCGGGAAGTCGACGCTCGGACAGGCGATGATCCGGCTGATCGAACCGACCGGCGGTTCGGTTTACTACCGGGGCACCGACCTCACCGAGCTATCGAGCAGTGGACTCAGGGACATCCGGAAGAACGTCCAGTACATCTTCCAGGACCCGTATTCGAGCCTGAACCCCCGGATGACCGTCGGCGACATCATCCGCGAACCGCTCGAGATCCACGACCTCGGCGAGGGCGGCGAGCGGGACGATAGGGTGTACGAACTGCTGGAAACCGTCGGGCTCAATCCGAGCCACGCGAACAGGTACCCCCACGAGTTCTCCGGGGGGCAAAAACAGCGCATCGGCATCGCCCGCGCGCTCGCGGTCGATCCCGAGGTCGTGATCTGTGACGAGCCGGTGAGCGCGCTCGACGTGAGTGTCCAGGCACAGATCCTCAACCTGCTCGAGGATCTCCAGGAGGAGTTCGATCTCTCCTACGTGTTCATCGCCCACGACCTGAGCGTGGTCGAGCACATCTCCGACCGCGTGGGAGTGATGTATCTCGGCAAGGTCGCGGAGATCGGACCGACACAGAGCGTCTACGCGCCACCGTACCATCCGTACACAGAAGCGCTTCTGTCGGCGATTCCGGAGCCGGACCCGCTCTGGGAGGGCGATCAGATCTTCCTGCGCGGCGCGGTCCCCTCGCCGATCGATCCGCCGTCCGGCTGTCGGTTCCACACCCGATGTCCCCGGATCATTCAGGGCGGGGAGTACGATATCGACCAGGTACACTGGCGTTCGCTCATGAACCTTCGTCAGCGTGCGCGTTCGGCAGAAACCGCGGCTGCGGTCACTGCGATCGACGAGGACGCCGACGAGGCGACGGTCGAACCCGCCGAAATCCCGGAGTCGGAGCTCGAGGAACTGATCCGAGAGGAGTTCGACCTTCCCGACCGTTTCGGCGATCCCGACGCAGACGAGGCCATCTCTGCGTTCGTCGCCACGCTTCACGACGAGGGTATCACACCGGCCGCTGAAACGATCTCCGAACGGGTAACCTCGCCGTGTGAACGGACCGTTCCGCCGCTGATCGAGTCGGAGGGGGGATCGGATCACCGCATCGCGTGTCTCCTCTACGACGAGGAGTACGCCGGGATGCCTCCCGAGTTCGTCACCGAGTCGACGGAAACGAAGTCGGACGATCCGGTTGCCGGGGACTGA